A stretch of Myxococcus virescens DNA encodes these proteins:
- a CDS encoding phage major capsid protein, with protein sequence MSRIDNSTLLAKADLALADLTAGGGILQPAQAQKFMRLLIKQSVLLQQCTVVPMAAPKQQFSKLKFGSRILRPGQEATAVPAAQRVKPDLSQVELDAKLFKGEVRLSDEVLEDSIERGELRQTLMEMMADAISRDMEEILVNGDTASADPFLATLDGVLKQATSNVVDAAGAPISKEVLGDLLKSLPSEHLRDKSSMGFLLPA encoded by the coding sequence ATGAGTCGTATCGACAACAGCACCCTCTTGGCCAAGGCGGACCTGGCCCTCGCCGACCTCACTGCCGGCGGCGGCATCCTCCAGCCCGCCCAGGCGCAGAAGTTCATGCGCCTGCTGATTAAACAGTCCGTCCTGCTGCAGCAGTGCACCGTCGTCCCGATGGCGGCCCCCAAGCAGCAGTTCTCCAAGCTCAAGTTCGGCAGCCGCATCCTCCGCCCGGGACAGGAGGCCACCGCCGTCCCCGCCGCCCAGCGCGTGAAGCCGGACCTCTCCCAGGTGGAGCTGGACGCCAAGCTCTTCAAGGGTGAGGTGCGCCTCTCCGACGAGGTGCTGGAGGACTCCATCGAGCGCGGCGAGCTGCGCCAGACGCTCATGGAGATGATGGCGGACGCCATCTCCCGCGACATGGAGGAAATCCTCGTCAACGGGGACACTGCCTCGGCGGACCCCTTCCTCGCCACGCTGGACGGCGTGTTGAAGCAGGCCACCAGCAACGTCGTGGACGCGGCCGGCGCGCCCATCTCCAAGGAAGTCCTGGGCGACTTGCTCAAGTCGCTGCCCTCGGAGCACCTGCGCGACAAGAGCAGCATGGGGTTCCTCTTACCAGCGTAG
- a CDS encoding XkdF-like putative serine protease domain-containing protein, whose protein sequence is MGDTLAKALARARHVLESLQGEPVEKTIWGSPAGKKRLAKRLVAMLPAHKTYVEPFAGSAAVLFEKTPSDVEAINDADTEIADAYRLIQKLTPANLAKLKKLPWVGDEKTFKSLFDAKPKGDVERLHRFLYLTHFSYGKLRGRSFSPNGAGTQAKTLSRIEQFAPRLKRVKVYSGDYEKVVRKYDRKDTVLFLDPPYPGYNVDVGEGDFDEERFYGVLKSLKGRWLMTYGIRGKLPGMLKGSGFLVKRIRTPRTIAAMRGVGGSSVLTQLLVSNYQPAAKALEGDGHFAVDDWQPEESPDTAPFATTTSLLKGVEPDDERYVLGVVLEPETVDAQGDIYSAAEIRQAAHRFMEEFGGLGLMHQMRVNGKVKVLESYLAPVDFNLGEVPVRKGTWLLAVRVLSDELWGRVKDGQLTGFSIGGTARRLPEASPATEPPPSDTPAADSQPEAA, encoded by the coding sequence ATGGGTGACACCCTCGCCAAGGCCCTCGCTCGGGCCCGACACGTTCTGGAGTCCCTCCAGGGCGAGCCTGTGGAGAAAACCATCTGGGGCAGCCCCGCGGGCAAGAAGCGCTTGGCGAAGCGCCTGGTGGCCATGCTGCCCGCGCACAAGACGTATGTGGAGCCCTTCGCCGGCAGCGCTGCCGTCCTCTTCGAGAAGACGCCCTCGGACGTCGAAGCCATCAATGACGCCGACACCGAAATCGCCGACGCGTACCGGCTCATCCAGAAGCTGACGCCCGCGAATCTGGCCAAGCTGAAAAAGCTGCCGTGGGTGGGCGACGAAAAGACCTTCAAGAGCCTCTTCGACGCGAAGCCGAAGGGTGACGTCGAGCGCCTGCACCGCTTCCTCTACCTGACGCACTTCTCTTACGGGAAGCTGCGCGGTCGCAGCTTCAGCCCCAACGGCGCGGGCACTCAAGCGAAGACGCTCTCCCGCATCGAGCAGTTCGCCCCGCGCCTCAAGCGCGTGAAGGTGTACAGCGGCGACTACGAGAAGGTGGTCCGCAAGTACGACAGGAAGGACACCGTCCTCTTCCTGGACCCGCCCTACCCTGGCTACAACGTCGACGTCGGCGAGGGCGACTTCGACGAGGAGCGCTTCTACGGCGTCCTCAAGTCGCTGAAGGGCCGCTGGCTCATGACGTATGGCATCCGGGGCAAGCTACCCGGAATGCTGAAAGGCTCCGGCTTCCTCGTGAAGCGCATTCGGACGCCTCGCACCATCGCCGCCATGCGTGGCGTTGGCGGCTCCTCCGTGCTGACGCAGCTCCTCGTCTCCAACTACCAGCCCGCTGCGAAGGCGCTGGAGGGTGACGGCCACTTCGCGGTGGACGACTGGCAGCCGGAGGAGTCGCCCGATACCGCCCCCTTCGCCACCACGACGTCCCTCCTCAAGGGCGTCGAGCCCGACGACGAGCGGTACGTCCTGGGTGTCGTCTTGGAGCCTGAGACGGTGGACGCGCAGGGCGACATCTACTCCGCCGCGGAGATTCGCCAGGCCGCGCACCGCTTCATGGAGGAGTTCGGCGGCCTGGGGCTCATGCACCAGATGCGCGTCAACGGGAAGGTGAAGGTGCTGGAGAGCTACCTGGCCCCAGTCGACTTCAACCTGGGCGAGGTGCCGGTGCGCAAGGGCACCTGGCTGCTCGCCGTGCGTGTCCTCTCAGACGAGCTCTGGGGCCGCGTGAAGGACGGCCAGCTGACGGGCTTCAGCATTGGCGGCACCGCGCGCCGTCTCCCTGAGGCCTCCCCCGCCACCGAGCCGCCCCCTTCCGACACACCTGCCGCTGACTCCCAGCCGGAGGCCGCATGA
- a CDS encoding head morphogenesis protein: MCTAPADSLLLLHEARAVADTLLGDVLRLPVAKALDVGTAAGMDRAVALLAARLRRAVGRADVDAMREAVAVLDVDWRMTTAAQRRRLVAQALEAAGRQTALIPSRIQAPLGDAAEEVVASTRSHARREQGLALAARFNAVDRRIAQHIVRTQGNFVRDEYGRRLDAFGQEARRFVAEGLEAGLGRGDIAESLERAARGALIERAPFYWEVVASHFIAQGRSFTQVSSYAEAGIHRYRIEAVLDEATTQVCRFLHGKTFSVGEALQRFERLESLERPEDVKQELPWVRERLDADTGRALLYVNRGGQQTRLAEVLRSAAGTRDDVGEFRALASDRQLADAGVGFPPYHGLCRTTTLAIT; encoded by the coding sequence GTGTGCACGGCCCCCGCTGACAGCCTCCTTCTCCTGCACGAGGCGCGGGCGGTGGCGGACACCCTCCTGGGAGACGTCCTGCGGCTGCCGGTGGCCAAGGCCCTGGACGTCGGCACCGCAGCGGGCATGGACCGCGCCGTAGCCCTGCTTGCCGCGCGCCTCCGTCGCGCCGTCGGGCGCGCCGACGTGGACGCCATGCGGGAGGCGGTGGCTGTCCTCGACGTGGACTGGAGGATGACGACGGCGGCTCAGCGCAGGCGCCTCGTCGCCCAGGCCCTGGAGGCGGCCGGCCGGCAGACGGCCCTCATCCCGTCCCGCATCCAGGCCCCCCTCGGCGACGCAGCCGAGGAGGTGGTGGCGTCCACCCGTAGCCACGCCCGGCGAGAGCAGGGCCTCGCCCTCGCCGCCCGCTTCAACGCTGTCGATAGGCGCATTGCCCAGCACATCGTCCGCACCCAGGGCAACTTCGTCCGGGACGAGTACGGGCGCCGGCTGGACGCCTTCGGCCAGGAGGCCCGGCGTTTCGTGGCCGAGGGGCTTGAAGCGGGCCTGGGGAGAGGAGACATCGCCGAATCCCTGGAGCGGGCCGCGCGCGGCGCGCTCATCGAGCGGGCCCCCTTCTATTGGGAGGTGGTGGCGAGCCACTTCATCGCCCAGGGGCGCTCCTTCACCCAGGTGAGCAGCTACGCAGAGGCCGGCATCCACCGATACCGCATCGAGGCGGTCCTCGACGAGGCCACCACCCAGGTGTGCCGTTTCCTCCACGGGAAGACATTCTCCGTAGGCGAGGCCCTCCAGCGCTTCGAACGACTGGAGTCCCTTGAGCGCCCGGAGGATGTGAAGCAGGAGCTGCCCTGGGTGAGAGAGCGCCTCGACGCGGACACCGGGCGTGCCCTCCTCTACGTCAACCGAGGCGGCCAACAGACGCGCCTGGCCGAGGTGCTCCGCTCCGCCGCCGGCACCCGCGACGACGTCGGCGAGTTCCGCGCCCTCGCTTCGGACAGGCAGCTCGCGGACGCGGGCGTGGGTTTCCCGCCGTACCACGGCCTCTGCCGCACCACGACGCTCGCCATCACTTAG
- a CDS encoding phage portal protein — protein sequence MTVPAEVHQAEERLQAILKAVVVGARVDEPASRPGGEEALAFSDAGALQPPYEPEALCLLVEHSNSLRQNVDAYATNIDGFGYRFEPAIDFDADGAQEKVADAMALERDAAHDAGTLPPGTSLRPTDEEVAAHAEEVRQQARVEKARLESFFDFCCFDSSFVELRRRTRHDLEVTGNAYWEVLRDGKGDIARFVYVPSYTVRLLPLDKEAVEVRERVRISAVSFDTVTTRRRLRRYIQVQGSERVYFKSFGDSRVISRLTGRTFQDVATLKATDASDGPATELIHFAIHSPRSPYGIPRWVGTLLSVLGSRQMEEVNYLYFNNKSVPPLALLVSGGRLSDASVPRIERFIEENLKGKANFHKILILEADGAGTGDGGRAKIELRPLTDAQQQDALFQQYDQRNIDKVGSAFRLPPLLRGDGRDFNRSVAEAQLRFAEDQVFQPERDEFDFLLNRKVLADMGVRFWKFRSQTTATRDPERMTEMVERLVRVGVLTPEEGRHLAGDIFHREFRKISDDWVRRPLTLTLAGIQTGSTDLTPQKDKGSLLGEAKRLLGLREELRAEEERLAQGRLALARRYMDTESVSVPREEFDTWFSERAP from the coding sequence GTGACGGTGCCAGCTGAAGTCCACCAGGCCGAGGAGCGCCTCCAGGCCATCCTTAAGGCGGTGGTGGTGGGCGCCCGCGTCGACGAGCCCGCCAGCCGCCCCGGTGGCGAGGAGGCATTGGCCTTCTCCGACGCGGGTGCGCTGCAGCCTCCGTATGAGCCGGAGGCCCTCTGTCTCCTCGTCGAGCACTCCAATTCCCTTCGCCAGAATGTCGATGCCTATGCGACGAACATCGACGGCTTCGGCTACCGCTTCGAGCCCGCCATCGACTTCGACGCCGACGGGGCGCAGGAGAAGGTGGCCGACGCCATGGCCCTGGAGCGCGACGCCGCCCATGATGCGGGCACGCTGCCCCCGGGGACGTCCCTACGCCCCACGGATGAGGAAGTCGCTGCTCACGCGGAGGAGGTGCGTCAGCAGGCCCGGGTGGAGAAGGCCCGCCTGGAGTCCTTCTTCGACTTCTGTTGCTTCGACTCCAGCTTCGTCGAGCTGCGCCGACGCACCCGCCACGACCTCGAGGTGACGGGCAACGCCTACTGGGAGGTGCTGCGCGACGGCAAGGGCGACATCGCCCGCTTCGTCTACGTACCCTCGTACACGGTGCGCCTCCTGCCCCTGGACAAGGAGGCCGTCGAGGTGCGCGAGCGCGTGCGCATCTCCGCCGTCAGCTTCGACACCGTCACCACCCGTCGACGCCTGCGCCGCTACATCCAGGTGCAGGGCAGCGAGCGGGTGTACTTCAAGTCCTTCGGGGACTCGCGCGTCATCTCCCGCCTCACCGGCCGCACCTTCCAGGACGTCGCCACCCTCAAGGCCACGGACGCCTCGGACGGGCCCGCCACGGAGCTCATCCATTTCGCGATTCATTCGCCGCGCTCGCCCTACGGCATTCCCCGCTGGGTGGGCACCCTGCTGTCCGTCCTCGGCTCCCGGCAAATGGAGGAGGTCAACTACCTCTACTTCAACAACAAGAGCGTTCCCCCTCTGGCGCTGCTCGTCTCGGGCGGAAGGCTCTCTGACGCCTCAGTGCCGCGCATCGAGCGCTTCATCGAGGAGAATCTCAAGGGGAAGGCCAACTTCCACAAAATCCTCATCCTTGAGGCGGACGGCGCCGGCACCGGCGACGGAGGCCGCGCGAAGATTGAGCTGCGCCCCCTGACGGACGCCCAGCAGCAGGACGCCCTCTTCCAGCAGTACGACCAACGCAACATCGACAAGGTGGGCAGCGCCTTCCGTCTGCCACCGCTGTTGCGCGGCGACGGGCGTGACTTCAACCGCTCGGTGGCGGAGGCGCAGCTCCGCTTCGCTGAAGACCAGGTGTTCCAGCCCGAGCGCGACGAGTTCGACTTCCTCCTCAACCGCAAGGTGCTCGCCGACATGGGCGTGCGCTTCTGGAAGTTCAGGTCGCAGACGACGGCTACGAGAGACCCGGAGCGCATGACGGAGATGGTGGAGCGCCTGGTCCGAGTGGGCGTACTGACACCCGAGGAGGGCCGCCACCTTGCCGGCGACATCTTCCACCGCGAATTCCGGAAGATTTCAGATGATTGGGTCCGACGCCCCCTCACACTCACGTTGGCGGGCATCCAAACCGGCTCCACCGACTTGACGCCTCAGAAGGACAAGGGCTCGCTGCTGGGCGAGGCCAAGCGCCTCTTGGGGCTGCGCGAAGAGCTTCGGGCCGAGGAGGAGCGCCTCGCCCAAGGACGCCTGGCGCTCGCGCGCCGCTACATGGACACCGAGTCTGTCTCCGTCCCCCGGGAGGAGTTCGACACCTGGTTCTCGGAGAGGGCCCCATGA
- a CDS encoding type II toxin-antitoxin system RelE family toxin gives MSYRVTIVPELSEAYEQLPPSERQTIQERLDMLAAAAEDSAQSPPKLKRPHAKELAVVSPGTHRVFLGDQWIAYRVQAEDRTLQLLDFGCWSMSPLARQAPPAAEWHSSGHQEDGWDNEGGGSPPYNP, from the coding sequence ATGTCCTATCGCGTCACCATCGTCCCTGAGCTCTCGGAGGCATACGAGCAGCTTCCTCCCTCCGAGCGCCAAACCATCCAGGAGCGGCTGGACATGCTCGCTGCAGCGGCCGAAGACTCAGCCCAGTCCCCGCCCAAGCTGAAGCGCCCTCATGCGAAGGAACTCGCGGTCGTCTCGCCAGGAACGCACCGGGTATTCCTGGGCGACCAGTGGATTGCATACCGCGTCCAGGCTGAGGACCGCACCCTCCAGTTGCTGGACTTCGGATGCTGGAGCATGAGTCCACTCGCTCGCCAGGCGCCCCCCGCCGCAGAATGGCATAGCTCGGGACACCAGGAGGATGGCTGGGACAATGAGGGCGGCGGCAGCCCCCCATACAATCCCTAG
- a CDS encoding PRC-barrel domain containing protein, whose product MEALSIDAETWKVEELQVKLRAEAADQIGAFWNFFHAGRVELPTRIVQSISDTVVLSVSVDELRQVLSLESTPRSHGTQPEGMSHSP is encoded by the coding sequence GTGGAGGCCTTGTCCATTGACGCCGAGACTTGGAAGGTCGAGGAGCTTCAGGTGAAGCTGCGCGCGGAAGCCGCCGACCAGATTGGTGCGTTCTGGAATTTCTTCCACGCCGGCCGGGTCGAGCTGCCCACACGTATCGTCCAATCCATAAGCGACACCGTGGTGTTGTCAGTCTCCGTGGACGAGCTTCGCCAGGTTCTATCATTGGAGTCCACACCGCGCTCGCACGGAACACAACCCGAGGGGATGAGCCACTCCCCATGA
- a CDS encoding acyl-CoA desaturase: MVPFFFASHWMLSVLFQSLFQHRYAAHRMYTMTPRAERMLHLSAALVQGSSYLDPRAYAILHREHHAHADTVRDPHSPAHHKHLPRMMLETARRFGGLLTGRIQAEARFLGGYPEWPTVDRFFNSWTAHLGFGALYTLFYKRFATRRWHWALLPAHFVMGPVHGAIVNWCGHRYGYRNFTTRDQSRNTLPLDVVCMGELFQNNHHARPASPDFAAKRFELDPTWQVMRLLARLKFIQVVHAPPSHPEAAGERDQRPPKHREEHSISMLAWPS; encoded by the coding sequence ATGGTCCCCTTCTTCTTCGCCTCCCATTGGATGCTGAGTGTGCTCTTCCAGAGCCTCTTCCAGCATCGCTACGCCGCGCACCGCATGTACACGATGACTCCGCGCGCCGAACGCATGCTGCACCTGAGCGCCGCGTTGGTGCAAGGTTCGAGCTACCTCGACCCACGCGCCTACGCCATCCTGCATCGCGAGCACCACGCCCATGCGGACACCGTCCGCGACCCGCACTCGCCCGCGCACCACAAGCACCTGCCGCGCATGATGCTGGAGACTGCGCGTCGTTTCGGGGGCCTTCTCACCGGCCGCATCCAGGCCGAGGCGCGCTTCCTCGGTGGCTACCCCGAATGGCCCACCGTGGACCGTTTCTTCAATAGCTGGACCGCCCACCTGGGATTCGGTGCGCTCTACACCCTTTTCTACAAGCGCTTCGCCACGCGCCGATGGCACTGGGCACTACTACCCGCCCACTTCGTGATGGGGCCAGTGCATGGCGCCATTGTGAACTGGTGCGGACACCGGTACGGCTATCGCAACTTCACGACCCGGGACCAGTCACGCAACACGCTGCCCCTGGACGTGGTGTGCATGGGCGAGCTGTTCCAGAACAACCACCATGCCCGGCCGGCGAGCCCTGACTTCGCCGCGAAGCGCTTCGAGCTGGATCCAACCTGGCAGGTCATGCGGCTGCTCGCCCGCTTGAAGTTCATCCAGGTAGTGCACGCCCCGCCCTCGCATCCTGAGGCAGCGGGCGAGCGTGACCAGCGTCCGCCCAAGCATCGCGAGGAACACAGCATTTCCATGCTGGCATGGCCATCCTGA